In Schistocerca serialis cubense isolate TAMUIC-IGC-003099 chromosome 8, iqSchSeri2.2, whole genome shotgun sequence, one genomic interval encodes:
- the LOC126416862 gene encoding circumsporozoite protein-like, which produces MGMADAIRVVADDDALDTTCPKGTEATRFVVRWAAGDVLPDDEARRDALVVTGNATSIVGADVTCVMPDETCVVDGDVAGDATCVAAAGSSCVVDGNTAGDSSSVVASLGTLVVAGDVAGATTCGAAGRSTGTVDGDAGGDASSLVASAGSPPVSGNVAGDTCSVVVGDVAGDAAVVANAGSCEEKI; this is translated from the coding sequence ATGGGGATGGCGGATGCTATTCGTGTTGTGGCAGACGACGATGCTTTGGACACCACCTGCCCTAAAGGTACGGAGGCTACACGTTTTGTGGTTAGATGGGCTGCTGGTGATGTTTTGCCTGACGATGAGGCTCGAAGAGATGCTCTTGTTGTGACTGGCAACGCCACTTCAATTGTAGGTGCCGACGTCACTTGTGTTATGCCTGATGAGACATGTGTTGTAGATGGGGACGTGGCGGGAGATGCCACGTGTGTAGCAGCTGCTGGTTCAAGTTGTGTTGTGGATGGCAATACGGCTGGAGACTCCAGTTCTGTTGTAGCCTCCTTGGGCACTCTTGTTGTGGCTGGTGACGTGGCTGGTGCAACGACTTGTGGTGCAGCTGGTCGTTCAACTGGTACTGTGGATGGTGACGCAGGTGGAGACGCCTCTTCTCTTGTGGCTTCTGCTGGCTCTCCTCCTGTGTCCGGCAACGTGGCTGGCGATACCTGCAGTGTTGTAGTGGGCGACGTGGCTGGTGACGCCGCTGTTGTTGCTAATGCTGGCTCCTGTGAGGAAAAGATATAA